A single Manduca sexta isolate Smith_Timp_Sample1 chromosome 11, JHU_Msex_v1.0, whole genome shotgun sequence DNA region contains:
- the LOC119188978 gene encoding uncharacterized protein LOC119188978 codes for MSIDQASPLVPIKPQTQNGPFIKNSHNRSSFCGVTTNGNETFKTFAVNRKSWSGHVTLPLQEFTPEEQTPQLATFRSGTGTFPRKRGRNINTTNGILSPNANSVLQAFRGNEVRRSGSTNGRRYAEIGNWSKSV; via the exons ATGTCCATTGACCAGGCGTCGCCACTGGTGCCGATCAAGCCGCAAACGCAGAACGGGCCGTTCATTAAGAACAGTCATAACAGAAGCAGTTTTTGTGGGGTGACTACGAACGGCAATGAAACGTTCAAAACTTTCGCCGTCAATCGCAAGAGTTGGAGTGGACACGTGACTTTGCCACTTCAAGAGTTCACGCCGGAGGAGCAAACTCCGCAACTCGCAACATTTCGCTCCGGGACCGGAACGTTTCCGAGAAAGAGGGGACGGAACATTAACACTACAAACGGGATATTATCACCCAACGCCAACTCGGTGCTGCAGGCGTTCAGAGGAAATGAAGTGAGAAGGAGCGGCAGTACCAACGGACGACGTTACGCCGAAATCGGAAACTGGAGCAAAAG TGTCTGA